In a genomic window of Candidatus Marinarcus aquaticus:
- a CDS encoding nickel-dependent hydrogenase large subunit, producing MKKNIQIPLGSQHIALVEPVKFRFECENERIKEVSSDVGFVHRGVEQACVSKFKFDAIPYVVARVCGLCAITHSLAYTQTIEEMLEVELNDKIQYLRTLMIELDRIHSHMLCLAHVCENAGFEAMFMDIMAKREPIMTLQELISGNRIQFDYISIGGVNRDITPEIQKRGLEILAALKEEILLYIHEFQNNWSLSLKYKGVGVLTLDEAMSYNAIGPLARASGLATDVRAETSRLPYDKIGYEMVLEHTGDVFARNQVRLKEILNSIAMCENIFEGLPQGEIQQKVKGKPNGESLVRLEAPRGELMYYVKGNAKPMLERVRIKTPTFSCIPAFMEVFKEEVYADAPAILASFDPCLSCTAK from the coding sequence ATGAAAAAAAATATTCAAATCCCTTTAGGTTCGCAACACATTGCTTTAGTTGAACCTGTGAAGTTTCGTTTTGAGTGTGAAAATGAACGCATTAAAGAAGTGAGCAGTGATGTAGGGTTTGTACACAGAGGAGTCGAACAAGCGTGCGTAAGCAAGTTTAAATTTGATGCCATACCCTATGTGGTTGCACGTGTGTGTGGTTTGTGTGCCATTACGCACTCTTTGGCGTATACTCAAACCATTGAGGAGATGCTTGAAGTAGAACTTAATGATAAGATTCAATACTTACGAACCTTGATGATTGAATTGGACAGAATTCATTCTCATATGCTGTGTCTTGCACATGTGTGTGAAAATGCAGGTTTTGAAGCAATGTTTATGGATATCATGGCCAAACGAGAACCCATTATGACACTTCAAGAGCTCATCAGTGGAAACCGAATACAGTTTGATTATATCTCTATTGGAGGAGTGAACAGAGATATTACTCCTGAAATACAAAAACGAGGTTTAGAGATTTTAGCTGCATTAAAAGAGGAGATTCTACTTTATATTCATGAGTTTCAAAACAACTGGTCATTGTCTTTAAAGTATAAAGGCGTAGGTGTATTAACGTTGGATGAAGCAATGAGTTATAATGCCATTGGTCCCTTAGCTCGTGCAAGCGGATTGGCTACTGATGTGCGAGCAGAGACAAGTCGTTTACCGTATGATAAAATAGGGTATGAGATGGTACTTGAACACACAGGGGATGTGTTTGCAAGAAACCAAGTACGACTCAAAGAGATTTTAAACTCCATTGCTATGTGTGAGAATATTTTTGAGGGCTTACCTCAAGGAGAGATTCAACAAAAAGTCAAAGGCAAACCCAATGGGGAGAGTTTGGTACGTTTGGAAGCACCTCGTGGAGAGTTGATGTATTATGTCAAAGGCAATGCCAAACCGATGTTAGAGCGTGTGCGTATTAAGACACCGACCTTTTCATGTATTCCAGCATTTATGGAAGTATTTAAAGAGGAAGTGTATGCAGATGCTCCTGCGATATTGGCCTCTTTTGATCCTTGTTTATCGTGTACGGCGAAGTAA
- a CDS encoding 4Fe-4S dicluster domain-containing protein, producing the protein MRWFFERFLNLFRKPQTVNYPKEPLEKIKNSRGLIEYGEEHCIYCLKCEKACPPNAILFVPTNHPTSNEHNKKSLTYEYNPWLCIYCGECVRACPKPQEALWQSNKKPSIALGHQEVNEKWFEIEKLKSK; encoded by the coding sequence ATGCGTTGGTTTTTTGAACGATTTTTAAACCTTTTTAGAAAACCTCAAACGGTGAACTACCCCAAAGAACCGCTTGAAAAAATAAAGAACTCTCGAGGTTTAATTGAGTATGGGGAAGAGCACTGTATTTACTGTTTAAAGTGTGAAAAAGCATGCCCACCCAATGCGATTCTTTTTGTTCCCACAAACCATCCAACCAGTAACGAGCACAATAAAAAATCGCTTACATATGAGTACAATCCTTGGTTGTGTATCTATTGTGGAGAGTGCGTACGAGCTTGTCCTAAACCACAAGAAGCTTTATGGCAAAGCAATAAAAAACCCTCCATTGCATTGGGGCATCAAGAAGTGAATGAAAAATGGTTTGAAATTGAAAAATTAAAGTCAAAATGA
- a CDS encoding helix-turn-helix domain-containing protein: MGTYISTSQLWDRIEKEFSPYEKRNSGSIILEEDFGNMSLNFFNTGSGINYSSCVATFHEDTILEGQYNKNISYLIFNTSTNIKMESNNYSSSLDLNTNTYYKGQRFNGLKEKALYQKNKKYIFHYLVFEDNLLESLIKDENKLSLNLSNQILLQQNILLKELSEITLIEENIRDLYYESKILELTYNTINNLNESSSKSLHFLNKKDIEALHKAKEILFENINNPPSLKELAHKSAINEFKLKKGFKQLFGNTVYGLLQEYRLNKAKKLLETDDINISEAAYLVGYKNISHFSTVFKKHFGYSPINIRKKQKRYYL; encoded by the coding sequence ATGGGTACATATATAAGCACAAGTCAATTATGGGATAGAATAGAAAAAGAATTTTCTCCTTATGAAAAAAGAAATAGCGGAAGTATTATTTTGGAAGAAGATTTTGGAAATATGAGTTTGAATTTTTTTAATACAGGTTCAGGAATAAATTATTCTTCTTGTGTTGCAACTTTTCACGAAGATACTATTTTAGAAGGACAATACAATAAAAATATTTCTTATTTGATTTTTAATACAAGTACAAATATTAAAATGGAATCTAATAATTATTCAAGTAGTTTAGATTTAAACACAAATACATATTATAAAGGGCAAAGATTTAATGGTTTAAAAGAAAAAGCATTATATCAAAAAAATAAAAAATATATTTTTCATTATTTAGTTTTTGAGGATAACTTATTAGAATCTCTTATTAAAGATGAAAATAAATTATCTTTAAATTTAAGTAACCAAATTTTATTACAGCAAAATATTTTATTAAAAGAACTTAGTGAAATTACATTAATAGAAGAGAACATTAGAGACTTGTATTATGAATCAAAAATATTAGAACTAACATATAATACTATCAATAATCTAAATGAATCTTCATCTAAGAGTTTACACTTTTTAAATAAAAAGGATATAGAGGCTTTACATAAAGCAAAAGAGATACTTTTTGAAAACATTAACAATCCTCCTTCATTAAAAGAATTAGCACATAAATCAGCTATAAATGAATTCAAATTAAAAAAAGGTTTCAAGCAACTTTTTGGCAATACGGTTTATGGACTTTTACAAGAGTATAGACTGAATAAAGCAAAAAAACTTTTAGAAACAGATGATATAAATATATCCGAGGCTGCTTATTTAGTAGGGTATAAAAATATAAGTCATTTTAGTACTGTATTTAAAAAACATTTTGGGTATTCTCCCATTAATATTAGGAAAAAACAAAAAAGATATTATTTATAA
- a CDS encoding TonB-dependent receptor encodes MNIKKILKLSIISLMASQYLYSEELKEDTKDTVSLPSITINARKETEDAQELPFGIFVIDGKEIREKGFFSTEEILRTTPGVSINTSGGANVSSVSIRGVGALYPLSMDDASVAVNMDGSPISSRHLSLATFDIEQIEILKGSQGTLFGGLGGAGAINITTKKPTQYTEGYFQSEFAEEEHKVDLAIGGSLTESLSTRIAVHQSSYEYPITNIQTGEPVSQPNLLGVRGGLLWDISDDTSALLTIEHQKSEHMGENIVLQPYNDDPKMDLTPGIYDNSYKELDKQSLQIKHIFNNSQLTSISSYSDVYNISPVVFDRLVYQAMMGSSNEYWREQESSDKVFTQDLRLSSLPGADIFWVVGASFLDSDRTYNHSRMGGANFVVYPGNHQFRDFDTKRYGVYAETTIPINEKWKITGGIRQTWDYKKYKATYTQNFNSVQDHDELNDSFTTGRLGVTYALDEDSNLYATVSKGYNPGGFQDYGENKGDAKFKAGSIYSAEVGIKSELLNHRLRINSSIFYTSVKDNYMIDSTGVSSFVVNADTKSIGYELALNWLVTENFNLAGNFAYTEATIRDYVNNSLGGPVDSGNEVPDTPKVQGTISLAYKKALPNINILNASSKLNTRLDYTYMSKRAADVQNHYDLDAYSKVDMHVGLISGDKEIYIYGKNIFDEYYDLYGFYDNATSVKYGAPSKGRIVGLGFKYTF; translated from the coding sequence ATGAATATAAAAAAGATATTAAAACTATCAATAATATCTCTTATGGCAAGTCAATATTTATATTCTGAAGAGCTAAAAGAGGATACGAAAGATACAGTCAGTCTACCATCTATCACAATAAATGCGAGAAAAGAAACCGAAGATGCACAAGAACTACCTTTTGGAATTTTTGTAATAGATGGAAAAGAGATCAGAGAAAAAGGTTTTTTCAGTACAGAAGAGATATTGCGAACAACACCAGGTGTAAGTATCAACACTTCAGGTGGAGCAAATGTTTCAAGTGTATCTATTCGTGGTGTAGGAGCACTATATCCACTTAGTATGGATGATGCTTCTGTCGCTGTTAATATGGATGGCTCACCTATAAGCTCTAGGCATTTGTCATTAGCTACTTTTGATATAGAACAAATAGAAATATTAAAAGGTTCACAAGGAACACTTTTTGGAGGGTTAGGTGGTGCAGGAGCAATCAATATTACAACAAAAAAACCTACTCAATATACTGAAGGCTATTTTCAAAGTGAATTTGCAGAAGAGGAACATAAAGTAGATTTAGCAATAGGAGGATCGTTAACTGAATCTTTAAGTACCCGTATTGCAGTACATCAATCATCATATGAATATCCCATTACAAATATTCAAACAGGAGAACCCGTTTCACAACCAAACCTTTTAGGTGTTAGAGGAGGTTTACTCTGGGATATTTCTGATGATACATCAGCTTTATTAACCATAGAACATCAAAAGAGTGAGCATATGGGAGAAAACATCGTTTTACAACCTTATAATGATGACCCTAAGATGGATCTGACCCCAGGTATTTATGATAATAGCTATAAAGAGCTAGACAAACAGTCTCTTCAAATAAAACACATTTTTAATAATAGTCAATTAACATCTATCTCTTCTTATTCTGATGTTTATAATATTTCACCTGTCGTTTTTGATCGTCTTGTTTATCAAGCAATGATGGGTTCTTCTAATGAGTATTGGAGAGAACAAGAATCATCAGATAAAGTATTTACTCAAGATTTAAGACTCTCTTCTTTGCCAGGAGCTGATATTTTTTGGGTAGTAGGAGCCAGTTTTTTAGATTCTGACAGAACATATAATCACTCTCGTATGGGAGGAGCTAATTTTGTAGTATATCCAGGAAATCACCAATTTAGGGATTTTGATACTAAAAGATATGGAGTTTATGCAGAAACTACAATTCCAATAAATGAGAAATGGAAAATTACAGGTGGCATTAGACAAACGTGGGATTATAAAAAATATAAGGCTACTTATACTCAAAATTTTAACAGTGTTCAAGATCATGATGAGCTTAACGATAGCTTTACGACGGGTCGTCTGGGAGTAACTTACGCTTTAGATGAAGACTCAAATCTCTATGCAACTGTTTCAAAAGGGTATAACCCAGGAGGATTTCAAGATTATGGAGAAAATAAAGGAGATGCAAAATTTAAAGCAGGAAGTATTTACTCAGCTGAAGTTGGTATAAAATCAGAACTTTTAAATCATAGATTAAGAATAAACAGTTCAATTTTTTATACCAGTGTAAAAGATAATTATATGATTGATAGTACAGGTGTTTCCTCTTTTGTTGTCAATGCTGATACCAAAAGTATAGGGTATGAATTAGCTCTAAATTGGTTGGTAACTGAAAATTTTAATCTTGCAGGAAATTTTGCTTATACAGAAGCAACGATTAGAGATTATGTCAATAATTCTTTGGGTGGTCCTGTTGATTCAGGAAATGAGGTTCCAGATACTCCTAAAGTTCAGGGTACTATCTCTTTAGCATATAAAAAAGCATTACCAAATATAAACATATTAAATGCTAGTAGTAAATTAAATACCAGATTAGACTATACATATATGTCAAAAAGAGCTGCTGATGTACAAAATCATTATGATTTAGATGCCTATAGTAAAGTTGATATGCATGTTGGTTTAATTTCAGGAGATAAAGAAATTTATATTTATGGTAAAAATATTTTTGATGAATATTATGATTTATATGGATTTTATGATAATGCAACTTCTGTAAAATATGGTGCACCATCAAAAGGACGAATTGTAGGTCTAGGATTTAAATATACTTTCTAA
- a CDS encoding TonB-dependent siderophore receptor, which yields MNIRNKKIFGLSLCAAFLIHGSVFAAENEKDKTSLGTVDIVSSSDTESTGSYTIDSMKSATRLNLSPKHTPQSVSVITNEQIKDRGLESIADVVNSVTGLSVNRSDSERQSFSARGFNIGNYQIDGITTSWNSGYSTGESQQDLTIYDRVEIVRGANGLISGAGDPSAAINLIKKRANSKELTGNISIEGGSWNKYKGSVDISTPLTQDGKIRARFAASLEDKESFEDYYEKEKKVFYGIVEADLTDNTKLSIGASYQDNDPRGSMWGGLPSKFSDGTKTNWDSSKTTAPKWSYWTSENKNYFIELEHYFKNDIKIYTGYSKTDNNADLKLSYASGNLDKNTGLGLSGSGYLGDFEREQDNIDIYASIPFELAGQEHEVLAGVLYNKQKAKAYSASASVGSLGNFFEWDGNIDEPNFGKKDLNLDSETKQIGAYLAGRFSLGDSVKLITGARITNYEKEERVTNLSYEHDNIVTPYIGLVYDITDDYSIYASYTDIFKPQDERDSSGSFLDPIEGKSYETGIKAEFFDDKLDASFSVFRIEQDKLAQNDPTGAFVPGTTSVASVAAEGTTSRGFEIEINGEITENWSLSAGYAQFIARDADKNDVNQNQARKTFKLFTKYDLEKLSLGAGLNWQTATENSGVYQEAYTIVDAMAKYRFTKNLSAQLNIDNVFDEEYYSNVGFYSQVAIGAPRSAILSLKYAF from the coding sequence GTGAACATAAGAAATAAAAAAATATTTGGTTTATCTCTTTGTGCAGCCTTCTTAATTCATGGTTCAGTATTCGCAGCTGAAAATGAAAAAGATAAAACATCTCTTGGAACAGTGGATATTGTTAGTTCAAGTGATACTGAATCAACGGGTTCTTATACCATTGATTCAATGAAGAGTGCAACAAGATTAAATCTATCACCTAAACATACCCCTCAGTCTGTAAGCGTTATAACAAATGAACAGATAAAAGACAGAGGGTTAGAATCAATTGCAGATGTAGTCAATAGTGTCACTGGATTATCAGTAAATAGATCAGACAGTGAAAGGCAATCTTTTTCTGCAAGAGGTTTTAATATCGGTAATTACCAAATTGATGGAATTACAACCAGTTGGAATTCTGGATACAGTACAGGGGAATCTCAACAAGACTTAACAATTTACGATAGAGTAGAGATTGTAAGAGGTGCCAATGGTCTGATTAGTGGAGCAGGTGATCCTTCTGCAGCTATTAATTTAATCAAAAAAAGAGCAAACAGTAAAGAGTTAACGGGTAATATAAGTATTGAAGGTGGCAGTTGGAATAAATATAAAGGGAGTGTTGATATCTCTACTCCACTTACACAAGATGGAAAAATCAGAGCAAGATTTGCTGCAAGTTTAGAAGATAAAGAGTCTTTTGAAGACTATTATGAAAAAGAGAAAAAAGTATTTTATGGAATTGTTGAAGCAGATTTAACGGACAATACAAAGCTTTCTATAGGAGCAAGTTATCAAGATAATGACCCAAGAGGTAGCATGTGGGGAGGTTTACCTTCTAAATTTTCAGATGGAACAAAAACCAATTGGGATTCTTCTAAAACAACCGCTCCTAAATGGAGTTATTGGACTTCTGAAAATAAAAACTATTTTATTGAATTAGAACACTATTTTAAAAATGATATTAAAATATATACAGGCTATTCGAAAACAGACAATAATGCAGACCTAAAACTTTCCTATGCTTCTGGAAACTTAGATAAAAATACGGGATTAGGATTATCAGGAAGTGGTTATTTAGGTGATTTTGAAAGAGAACAAGATAATATTGATATTTATGCTTCTATTCCATTTGAACTTGCAGGACAAGAGCATGAAGTTTTAGCCGGTGTGTTATATAACAAACAAAAGGCTAAAGCATATTCAGCCAGTGCGTCTGTTGGTTCTTTAGGGAATTTCTTTGAATGGGATGGAAATATTGATGAACCAAACTTTGGAAAAAAAGATTTAAACCTAGACTCAGAGACTAAACAAATAGGCGCATACTTAGCAGGTAGATTTTCACTTGGTGATAGTGTAAAGTTAATTACAGGTGCAAGGATTACAAATTATGAAAAAGAAGAACGTGTAACTAATTTAAGTTATGAACATGACAATATTGTTACTCCATATATTGGATTGGTCTATGATATAACCGATGATTACTCAATTTATGCAAGTTATACTGATATTTTTAAACCTCAAGATGAAAGAGATTCAAGCGGAAGTTTCTTAGATCCAATCGAAGGAAAAAGTTATGAAACGGGAATAAAAGCAGAGTTTTTTGATGACAAGTTAGATGCAAGTTTTTCAGTATTTAGAATTGAACAAGATAAGTTAGCACAAAATGATCCAACAGGAGCCTTTGTTCCAGGAACAACATCTGTTGCAAGTGTGGCAGCTGAAGGAACGACAAGTAGAGGTTTTGAAATAGAAATCAATGGAGAAATTACAGAAAATTGGAGTCTTAGTGCAGGATATGCACAATTTATTGCAAGGGATGCTGATAAAAATGATGTCAATCAAAATCAAGCAAGAAAAACATTTAAACTATTTACAAAATATGATCTTGAAAAATTAAGTTTAGGAGCTGGGTTAAATTGGCAAACTGCAACTGAAAACAGTGGAGTATATCAAGAGGCTTATACGATTGTGGATGCAATGGCAAAATATAGATTTACAAAAAATCTATCCGCACAATTAAATATCGATAATGTTTTTGATGAAGAGTATTATTCAAATGTAGGTTTTTATAGTCAAGTGGCTATTGGGGCACCTAGAAGTGCCATACTTTCTTTAAAATACGCTTTCTAA
- a CDS encoding GGDEF domain-containing protein, giving the protein MSSKQFRFMFFLYFMIFGLVITVCSSIIGYELQMQSIDEQIDKNAQEVAMVKKNITLKPILYKMDMLLMALAHNESLKNYITDKNDGQKEVVKNLFLTIAMTDQYIMQARYIDESGMEVIRVDRLNLFDKPFMVEDKHLQDKSRRDYFTSVKNTHKNAIWYSNIDLNIENGKIQVPYVPTIRIATPLYVYNEFKGMVILNLLAKEILNSLNKSASFEHYIVDKEGNYILHPNERYSFSKYKGINRTLYDDFPTTATQILSHQTKGKEFYTVPLEDVLENNDQAILVLKPKKEYESSLIKTNLKTTFWVLLLSIIISIPLALYASLVPSKLQKELLSSNKELQRFKKIIDTHVITATTQLDSIITSVSKAFVKASGYQKDELIGEKMNIIRHQQTPKELFTQLWSTIEKGEQWKSQIKNRRKDGSEYWLEQNIIPIKDEEGNIVEYMVIGEDISAKKELESLSMIDQLTKIYNRRKLDEILDHEFNRAIRYEKPLSIMLIDIDFFKKINDTYGHPIGDEVLYSVAQTFKNHIRSTDYVGRYGGEEFMIICPETKKEDAMILAEKLRKTIEEYPFKVIKNVTVSIGVSEYIAEFSVNEVIERADKALYKAKAQGRNQVI; this is encoded by the coding sequence ATGAGTTCAAAACAGTTTCGGTTTATGTTCTTTTTATATTTTATGATTTTTGGATTGGTGATTACTGTTTGCAGTTCTATTATTGGATATGAACTGCAAATGCAAAGCATTGATGAACAAATAGATAAAAATGCCCAAGAAGTAGCGATGGTCAAAAAAAACATTACGCTTAAACCCATTTTATACAAGATGGATATGTTGCTTATGGCCTTGGCACACAATGAGAGTTTAAAAAATTATATAACCGATAAAAATGATGGTCAAAAAGAGGTTGTTAAGAATCTCTTTTTGACCATAGCGATGACCGATCAATATATTATGCAAGCGCGTTATATTGATGAATCGGGAATGGAGGTTATACGTGTTGATCGTTTGAACCTTTTTGATAAACCTTTTATGGTTGAAGATAAACACCTTCAAGATAAAAGCAGAAGAGATTACTTTACAAGTGTTAAAAATACACATAAAAACGCCATTTGGTACTCCAATATTGATTTGAATATTGAAAACGGAAAAATTCAAGTTCCCTATGTACCGACCATTCGCATTGCAACGCCACTGTATGTATATAATGAATTTAAAGGTATGGTGATTTTAAATCTTTTGGCTAAAGAGATTTTAAACAGTTTGAATAAATCTGCCTCTTTTGAACACTATATCGTGGATAAAGAGGGGAATTATATTTTACATCCCAATGAACGTTACTCATTTTCAAAATATAAAGGTATCAATCGAACACTTTATGATGATTTTCCTACAACAGCAACTCAGATACTCTCACATCAAACCAAAGGAAAAGAGTTTTATACGGTGCCTTTAGAAGATGTGCTAGAGAATAATGATCAAGCAATTTTAGTATTGAAACCTAAAAAAGAGTATGAAAGCAGTTTGATAAAAACCAATCTGAAGACCACTTTTTGGGTACTGCTTTTAAGTATTATCATCAGTATTCCCTTGGCACTGTATGCTTCACTGGTGCCTTCTAAACTTCAAAAAGAGCTGCTCTCCTCTAATAAAGAGTTACAACGTTTTAAAAAAATCATTGATACCCATGTGATTACAGCAACAACACAATTAGACAGCATCATAACTTCTGTGAGTAAAGCGTTTGTGAAAGCTTCAGGGTATCAAAAAGATGAACTTATTGGTGAAAAAATGAATATTATTCGCCATCAACAGACTCCCAAAGAGCTCTTTACACAATTATGGAGTACCATTGAAAAAGGTGAACAGTGGAAGAGTCAGATTAAAAACCGACGTAAAGATGGCAGTGAGTACTGGTTGGAACAAAATATTATTCCTATAAAAGATGAAGAGGGTAATATCGTAGAGTACATGGTCATTGGAGAAGATATCAGTGCCAAAAAAGAGCTGGAATCTCTTTCGATGATTGATCAGTTAACGAAAATATATAATCGAAGAAAACTTGATGAGATACTTGATCATGAGTTTAATCGTGCTATTCGATATGAAAAACCATTAAGCATCATGCTCATTGATATTGACTTTTTTAAAAAAATCAATGATACTTACGGGCATCCTATTGGCGATGAGGTGTTGTATAGTGTGGCTCAAACTTTTAAAAATCATATTCGAAGTACCGATTATGTAGGACGATATGGAGGAGAAGAGTTTATGATTATTTGCCCTGAAACAAAAAAAGAGGATGCCATGATTTTGGCTGAGAAACTTCGAAAAACGATTGAAGAGTATCCTTTTAAAGTGATTAAAAATGTGACTGTGAGTATTGGTGTGAGTGAATATATCGCTGAATTTTCTGTAAATGAGGTCATAGAAAGAGCAGATAAAGCATTGTATAAAGCAAAAGCACAAGGCAGAAACCAAGTCATTTAG
- a CDS encoding cache domain-containing protein has translation MKFLKEEKQLVRLIQVGPAIFSTIILLTLITFILWNKEQQLKREIETVTEVYYEDHKHELYNKVNIIHEQLQEFVHNEENELNKESLNRVYDAYTIAENIYNKYQNTKSKDEILQIIIEALRGIRFFDQKGYFLIFGLDGKIYLNDAFPQTEGSNIKQYSKQFEALEEILNTKKETYYSWDWYKPEDPHTLYKKRGFFKRFEPYNIMFGTGHYMDDFVKSNQEKYLAELSKIRYSSKDEYIFVVDYTGTMLTHFDSHFIGTNALNWKDQNGFKFMKAMIDLGKKKSEGFVKYDGVVRPSTGYKTEKTSYIKVFEPWQWVIGSGFYNEALEELISAKKTEIEKKSLENIQTVFLFLILTTIGVLILSSMVARILKEKFQRFKRSLAHELLKNERQNEILQETLTEKIELENVIFNSNMVSITDIEGNILYANDAFCQITGYSKEELIGHNHSIMKSPQTKKSAHKALWNTILNGDIWRGISHNITKEGKDIYLNTTISPLRNKNGEIVKFIATRFDMTEKVKADFELRKKENILVQQSKMAAMGEMLGAIAHQWRQPLSVISIASTGVKMQKELDVLSDEFLYESMDSINDSVQYLSRTIDDFRNFYNPNKLESNFDIQDALDKTFNLVKVQFENNCIQVIKDIQSVKLFGLHNELLQVIINILNNAKDQLVLTQSRDKYVFVTAKKENENLTITICDSAGGINKEHLLKIFDPYFTTKDEHHGTGIGLYMSQEIIEKNMGGKLEAYNQTTEHEGRSYFGACFKITLPIR, from the coding sequence ATGAAGTTCCTAAAAGAGGAAAAACAACTGGTACGTTTGATACAAGTTGGACCGGCTATTTTTAGTACCATTATTCTGTTGACTTTAATCACTTTTATACTTTGGAACAAAGAACAACAACTTAAAAGAGAGATTGAAACGGTCACTGAAGTCTATTATGAAGATCATAAGCATGAACTCTATAATAAAGTCAATATCATCCATGAACAACTTCAAGAATTTGTACACAATGAAGAAAATGAACTGAATAAAGAGTCTTTAAATCGTGTTTATGATGCTTATACTATAGCAGAAAATATCTACAACAAATACCAAAACACTAAGTCCAAAGATGAGATATTGCAAATCATCATAGAGGCTTTAAGAGGGATTCGTTTTTTTGATCAAAAAGGGTATTTTTTGATTTTTGGTTTGGATGGAAAAATCTATTTAAATGATGCTTTCCCTCAAACAGAAGGTTCCAATATCAAACAATACTCCAAACAGTTTGAAGCCTTAGAAGAAATTTTAAACACAAAAAAAGAAACGTACTACAGTTGGGATTGGTATAAACCTGAAGATCCTCATACCCTTTATAAAAAAAGAGGCTTTTTTAAACGGTTTGAACCTTATAATATCATGTTTGGTACGGGGCATTATATGGATGATTTTGTAAAATCCAATCAAGAAAAGTATCTGGCAGAACTCTCTAAAATACGATACAGTTCCAAAGATGAATACATATTTGTAGTGGATTATACGGGGACAATGTTAACGCATTTTGATTCTCATTTTATAGGAACCAATGCCTTAAATTGGAAAGATCAAAATGGTTTTAAATTCATGAAAGCGATGATTGATTTAGGGAAAAAAAAGAGCGAAGGCTTTGTAAAATATGACGGTGTTGTACGTCCTTCAACGGGCTATAAAACAGAAAAAACCTCGTATATTAAAGTATTTGAACCTTGGCAATGGGTGATTGGTTCAGGGTTTTATAATGAAGCTTTAGAAGAACTGATTTCTGCTAAAAAAACAGAGATAGAAAAAAAGAGTTTAGAAAATATTCAAACAGTTTTCCTCTTTTTAATTTTAACGACAATAGGAGTTTTAATACTTTCATCTATGGTGGCCCGAATTTTAAAAGAGAAGTTTCAACGTTTTAAAAGAAGCTTGGCACATGAGTTGCTTAAAAATGAGAGACAAAATGAGATACTACAAGAGACGTTAACAGAGAAAATAGAGTTAGAGAATGTTATTTTTAACTCCAATATGGTCTCCATTACAGACATAGAAGGAAATATTTTGTATGCCAATGATGCTTTTTGTCAAATCACTGGTTACAGTAAAGAGGAACTCATAGGGCATAATCACAGTATTATGAAATCACCTCAAACTAAAAAAAGTGCACATAAAGCTTTGTGGAATACGATTTTAAATGGTGATATCTGGAGAGGAATCAGTCATAATATAACAAAAGAGGGCAAAGATATTTATTTGAATACCACGATTTCCCCTTTACGAAATAAAAATGGAGAGATAGTAAAATTTATTGCCACGCGGTTTGATATGACGGAAAAGGTTAAAGCCGATTTTGAGTTAAGAAAAAAGGAGAATATCTTAGTTCAACAAAGTAAAATGGCTGCTATGGGAGAGATGTTGGGTGCCATTGCACATCAATGGAGACAACCCCTTTCGGTCATCTCCATTGCTTCAACGGGTGTTAAAATGCAAAAAGAGTTGGATGTGTTAAGCGATGAATTTTTATATGAATCAATGGATTCGATTAATGATTCGGTACAGTATCTTTCTCGAACAATTGATGATTTTAGAAATTTTTACAATCCCAATAAATTAGAATCCAATTTTGATATACAAGATGCTTTGGATAAAACCTTTAATCTTGTTAAAGTGCAGTTTGAAAATAACTGCATTCAAGTCATTAAAGATATTCAAAGTGTAAAACTCTTTGGCTTGCATAATGAACTTTTACAAGTTATTATTAATATTTTAAACAATGCCAAAGATCAGTTGGTGCTTACACAAAGCAGAGACAAATATGTGTTTGTTACGGCCAAAAAAGAGAATGAAAATTTAACAATAACAATTTGCGACAGTGCTGGTGGCATAAACAAAGAGCATCTTTTAAAAATCTTTGATCCCTATTTTACAACCAAAGATGAACATCATGGAACCGGTATTGGACTTTACATGAGTCAAGAAATCATAGAGAAAAACATGGGTGGAAAACTTGAAGCATATAATCAAACCACTGAACATGAAGGCAGAAGCTATTTTGGGGCATGTTTTAAAATTACATTACCAATAAGGTAG